A region from the Halosolutus gelatinilyticus genome encodes:
- a CDS encoding metal-dependent hydrolase, which produces MMATTHAFAGLAIVAPIAVVVPEFAPALAVGAIFGGVAPDFDLAFEHRRTFHYPILGAVPTAIATGLAAFAPAPPTAAIAAFSATAWLHAASDALGGGPEMDPWTNPSDRAVYDHRRGRWIRPRRWIRYDGAPEDGLLAVALAVPALLVFDGWIAIAVLGGVAVSLVYTLLRRRLVAWTPERFE; this is translated from the coding sequence ATGATGGCGACGACCCACGCGTTCGCGGGCCTGGCGATCGTCGCGCCGATCGCGGTCGTCGTCCCGGAGTTCGCCCCGGCGCTGGCCGTCGGCGCGATCTTCGGCGGGGTGGCGCCCGATTTCGATCTCGCCTTCGAACACCGCCGCACGTTCCACTACCCCATCCTCGGCGCCGTTCCGACCGCGATCGCGACGGGGCTGGCCGCGTTCGCTCCCGCGCCGCCGACCGCGGCGATCGCGGCCTTCTCGGCGACGGCGTGGCTCCACGCGGCGAGCGACGCCCTCGGCGGCGGGCCGGAGATGGACCCGTGGACGAACCCGAGCGATAGGGCGGTCTACGATCACCGTCGTGGTCGGTGGATCCGCCCGCGCCGGTGGATCCGGTACGACGGCGCGCCGGAGGACGGCCTGCTCGCGGTCGCGCTCGCGGTGCCGGCGCTGCTCGTCTTCGACGGCTGGATCGCGATCGCCGTCCTCGGGGGAGTCGCCGTCTCGCTCGTCTACACCCTGCTTCGGCGACGACTGGTGGCGTGGACGCCGGAGCGATTCGAGTGA
- a CDS encoding copper resistance protein CopD yields the protein MIDGVLAQTVHLIFAAIWAGSVFYVAFVVLPIARDGAFNSTKPLERISSALTTISRVSALVLLLTGGHLAGTRYTADGLVGTTNGRLVLAMVALWFTFAALVEIGAKRLDGGLTGKKLREPAATALPFYRAAAAVGVALLVVGGAITTNVSALV from the coding sequence ATGATCGATGGGGTTCTCGCACAGACCGTTCACCTGATCTTCGCCGCGATCTGGGCCGGGAGCGTCTTCTACGTCGCGTTCGTCGTGTTACCGATCGCGCGTGACGGCGCGTTCAACTCGACGAAACCGCTCGAACGCATCTCGAGCGCGCTCACGACGATCTCACGGGTCAGCGCCCTCGTCTTGCTGCTCACCGGCGGTCACCTGGCCGGCACGCGATACACCGCGGACGGACTCGTCGGGACGACCAACGGCCGCCTGGTGCTCGCGATGGTTGCGCTCTGGTTCACCTTCGCCGCCCTCGTCGAGATCGGAGCGAAGCGACTCGACGGCGGCCTCACCGGCAAGAAGCTGCGCGAACCCGCGGCGACCGCGTTGCCGTTCTATCGGGCGGCGGCGGCCGTCGGCGTCGCGTTGCTCGTCGTCGGGGGCGCCATCACGACGAACGTCTCCGCGCTCGTCTGA
- the gnd gene encoding phosphogluconate dehydrogenase (NAD(+)-dependent, decarboxylating): protein MQLGVIGLGRMGQIVVDRTLAAGHDVVAFDLDPDPVATAADAGAEPADSIANLADRLGDDKRIWLMVPAGDPVDATLEELDPRLDADDVVVDGGNSYFEDSVRRAAACSAAYLDCGTSGGPAGAELGFSLMVGGPEWAYEELSPVFDAVATGPDGHERMGPAGSGHYVKMVHNGVEYALMQAYGEGFELLHEGRYDLDLEKVASVWNNGAVIRSWLLELCKEAFREEGTDLGDVADRVEGGSTGTWTVQEALEQEVPLPLIYTSLSERFGSRADDGRFSRRLANRLRYGFGRHEVQRQE, encoded by the coding sequence ATGCAACTGGGCGTAATCGGACTCGGACGCATGGGGCAGATCGTCGTCGATCGAACGCTGGCGGCCGGCCACGACGTCGTCGCCTTCGACCTCGACCCCGACCCCGTGGCGACGGCCGCCGACGCCGGCGCCGAACCGGCGGACTCGATCGCGAATCTGGCCGATCGACTCGGCGACGACAAGCGCATCTGGCTGATGGTCCCCGCGGGCGACCCCGTCGACGCGACGCTCGAGGAACTCGACCCGCGCCTCGACGCGGACGACGTGGTCGTCGACGGCGGCAACTCCTACTTCGAGGACTCCGTTCGGCGCGCAGCGGCCTGCTCCGCGGCCTACCTCGACTGCGGCACCTCCGGCGGTCCCGCGGGGGCGGAACTCGGCTTCTCCCTGATGGTCGGCGGCCCCGAGTGGGCCTACGAGGAACTCTCGCCGGTCTTCGACGCGGTCGCGACCGGCCCCGACGGCCACGAGCGCATGGGTCCCGCGGGTTCCGGCCACTACGTCAAGATGGTCCACAACGGCGTCGAGTACGCGCTGATGCAGGCCTACGGCGAAGGGTTCGAACTCCTCCACGAGGGTCGGTACGACCTCGACCTCGAGAAGGTCGCCTCGGTCTGGAACAACGGCGCGGTGATCCGATCGTGGCTGCTCGAACTCTGCAAGGAGGCGTTCCGCGAGGAGGGCACCGACCTCGGCGACGTCGCCGATCGGGTCGAGGGCGGCTCGACGGGCACCTGGACGGTCCAGGAGGCCCTCGAACAGGAGGTCCCGCTGCCGCTGATCTACACCTCGCTTTCCGAACGGTTCGGCTCCCGGGCCGACGACGGCCGCTTCTCGCGACGACTCGCGAACCGGCTGCGGTACGGCTTCGGCCGCCACGAGGTTCAACGGCAGGAGTAA
- a CDS encoding DHH family phosphoesterase: protein MYDELIDSRDLSIARKSVLPGTGFFLPDSLEEDLEDERTAAALEGAEVAVVADPDADGLACVALLREAYDDVRNVPEPDGDEADDSAPEPEAADAVDDVEADPTVLAGDAESPLDEPEPTPHSVALVPAGPHDVEDALARVAEYGDDGIDLYVCDLAPDKYEYVEEELAMALDAASRVAWYDHHQWHDDVAAAVRDAGVDLVVGDSDEECSADVVYRSLEYDFDERYEELAAVTRDHDLWLREDPRSDDLADFAYWTDPAEYVEVVREYGADLPEWVLAFLEERRVEKQALIDRAVARADLREIGGYTVGVTYGRCSQNEVAEAMREQGADASVIVKPAGSASIRGTDEFDRCHEVAGLVNGGGHPKAAGCKPDIYDDMLDYATHWTSRGAVAKQVILDAFRSVTETDADEEEERESESADSGTSS from the coding sequence ATGTACGACGAGCTCATCGACAGCCGCGACTTGTCGATCGCCCGCAAGTCCGTCCTGCCGGGAACCGGCTTCTTCTTGCCCGATTCCCTGGAGGAGGACCTCGAAGACGAACGGACGGCAGCCGCGCTCGAGGGCGCCGAGGTCGCCGTCGTCGCCGACCCCGACGCGGACGGCCTGGCCTGCGTCGCCCTGCTCCGGGAGGCCTACGACGACGTCCGGAACGTGCCGGAACCGGACGGTGACGAAGCAGACGACTCGGCCCCGGAGCCCGAGGCGGCCGACGCCGTCGACGACGTCGAGGCGGACCCCACCGTCCTCGCGGGCGACGCGGAGAGTCCGCTCGACGAACCCGAACCGACGCCGCACTCCGTCGCCCTCGTCCCGGCCGGCCCCCACGACGTCGAAGACGCGCTGGCCCGAGTCGCCGAGTACGGCGACGACGGAATCGACCTCTACGTCTGCGACCTCGCGCCGGACAAGTACGAGTACGTCGAGGAGGAACTCGCGATGGCGCTCGACGCGGCCTCGCGAGTCGCCTGGTACGACCACCACCAGTGGCACGACGACGTCGCCGCGGCCGTTCGCGACGCCGGCGTCGACCTCGTCGTCGGCGACTCGGACGAGGAGTGCAGCGCGGACGTCGTCTACCGATCGCTCGAGTACGACTTCGACGAGCGGTACGAGGAACTCGCAGCCGTCACCCGGGACCACGACCTCTGGCTGCGCGAGGACCCCCGCAGCGACGACCTCGCGGACTTCGCCTACTGGACCGATCCGGCCGAGTACGTCGAGGTCGTCCGCGAGTACGGCGCCGACCTCCCCGAGTGGGTCCTGGCCTTCCTCGAGGAGCGCCGCGTCGAGAAGCAGGCGCTGATCGATCGCGCCGTCGCCCGCGCGGACCTCCGCGAGATCGGCGGCTACACGGTCGGCGTCACCTACGGCCGCTGCTCGCAGAACGAAGTCGCCGAGGCGATGCGCGAGCAGGGCGCCGACGCCTCCGTGATCGTCAAACCCGCCGGCTCCGCCTCGATCCGCGGCACCGACGAATTCGATCGCTGCCACGAGGTCGCGGGCCTGGTCAACGGCGGCGGCCACCCCAAGGCCGCGGGTTGCAAACCCGACATCTACGACGACATGCTCGACTACGCGACCCACTGGACCTCCCGCGGCGCGGTCGCGAAGCAGGTCATCCTCGACGCGTTCCGATCGGTGACTGAGACGGACGCAGACGAAGAGGAAGAAAGGGAGTCCGAGAGCGCGGATTCCGGCACCTCGTCGTAA
- a CDS encoding universal stress protein, giving the protein MFDTVVVATDGSDSVKRAVDIAIDLADRFDAEVHALSVIDASEVDASPEQLRNELRTALETTADAALATVEQRIDRNVATAIREGRPAPEIREYAREIDADLIATGTRGRHGENRLLLGSVAERVVRTSPVPVLTVRQLDPASGGGEESVSDA; this is encoded by the coding sequence ATGTTCGATACGGTCGTCGTCGCCACCGACGGCTCCGACAGCGTGAAACGGGCCGTCGACATCGCGATCGATCTCGCGGATCGATTCGACGCCGAGGTCCACGCGCTCTCGGTGATCGACGCGAGCGAGGTCGACGCCTCGCCGGAACAGCTTCGGAACGAACTCCGCACCGCCCTCGAAACCACCGCCGACGCCGCGCTCGCCACGGTCGAGCAGCGAATCGATCGGAACGTGGCGACGGCGATCCGGGAGGGTCGTCCCGCCCCCGAAATCCGCGAGTACGCCCGCGAGATCGACGCCGACCTGATCGCGACCGGGACCCGCGGTCGCCACGGGGAGAATCGCCTCCTACTCGGGAGCGTCGCCGAACGCGTCGTTCGCACCTCGCCGGTTCCCGTGCTGACGGTCCGGCAGCTCGACCCCGCGAGCGGCGGCGGAGAGGAGTCGGTCTCCGACGCCTGA
- a CDS encoding universal stress protein, which produces MDASEPFAVDTVLAPVDGSDESATAVEYAVAIADRYDASVHVLFVLGRGVVRGMDVGTVDESAVAENTQGFLDDVSAIADDEGVPLTTSVDNGFSQTRKTRHPGNVVLDTADAVDADFIVLPREPVTGASAEVLEKAAEYVLSYASQPVLSV; this is translated from the coding sequence ATGGACGCCAGCGAGCCGTTCGCCGTCGACACCGTCCTCGCGCCGGTCGACGGGAGCGACGAGTCCGCTACCGCCGTCGAGTACGCCGTCGCGATCGCCGATCGATACGACGCGTCCGTGCACGTGCTGTTCGTGCTCGGTCGGGGCGTCGTCCGCGGAATGGACGTCGGCACGGTGGACGAATCCGCCGTCGCGGAGAACACGCAGGGGTTTCTCGACGACGTGAGCGCGATCGCGGACGACGAGGGCGTCCCCCTGACCACGTCCGTCGACAACGGCTTCTCGCAGACGCGAAAGACGCGCCACCCCGGGAACGTCGTCCTCGACACCGCCGACGCGGTCGACGCGGACTTCATCGTCCTGCCGCGCGAACCGGTGACCGGAGCCTCCGCCGAAGTCCTCGAAAAAGCGGCCGAGTACGTTCTCTCCTACGCGAGCCAGCCCGTGCTGTCCGTCTGA
- a CDS encoding GNAT family N-acetyltransferase: MDRARSYPDEPAGPFQSPPTSFEDGDDRPIVLEAVDGFDGDVLDDVVEMYDQFDPTDRAQGIPPTGEERIRNWLEAIGGDSINVVARHDGDVIAHAMLVPDTDDPSAIEERRDVEWELAIFVLQTYQRAGIGTVLLENLLGRASDLGIERVWLTVERWNNPAIALYKRVGFETTGAESFEQEMAIVLD; the protein is encoded by the coding sequence ATGGACCGAGCACGTTCGTATCCGGACGAACCGGCGGGCCCGTTTCAGTCGCCGCCGACGTCGTTCGAGGACGGCGACGATCGGCCGATCGTCCTCGAGGCCGTCGACGGATTCGACGGCGACGTCCTCGACGACGTCGTCGAGATGTACGATCAGTTCGATCCCACCGACCGCGCGCAGGGGATTCCGCCGACCGGCGAGGAGCGCATCCGAAACTGGCTCGAGGCGATCGGCGGCGACAGCATCAACGTCGTCGCGCGCCACGACGGCGACGTGATCGCCCACGCGATGCTCGTCCCCGACACCGACGATCCGTCCGCGATCGAGGAGCGTCGTGACGTCGAGTGGGAGCTGGCGATCTTCGTCCTGCAGACGTATCAGCGGGCCGGCATCGGGACCGTCCTGCTCGAGAACCTGCTCGGCCGCGCGAGCGACCTCGGCATCGAACGGGTGTGGCTCACCGTCGAACGCTGGAACAACCCGGCGATCGCCCTCTACAAGCGCGTCGGGTTCGAGACGACCGGCGCGGAGAGCTTCGAACAGGAGATGGCGATCGTGCTGGACTAG
- a CDS encoding universal stress protein produces MNVLLGLAGSDESITALRRTIERTRAAGDDLTVAIVEKPEAERSQDEMRRQAEDLLSKAGIDAAIERLDGDPGSALVDHAEQGEFDQLVIGGGTLSPMGKIQLGPVTEFVLLNSPITVTLVR; encoded by the coding sequence ATGAACGTGTTGCTGGGACTCGCGGGTAGCGACGAGTCGATCACGGCGCTTCGCCGGACGATCGAGCGGACGCGCGCTGCCGGCGACGACCTCACTGTCGCCATCGTCGAGAAGCCCGAGGCGGAGCGATCGCAGGACGAGATGCGCCGGCAGGCGGAGGATCTCCTCTCGAAGGCCGGGATCGACGCCGCGATCGAACGGTTGGACGGCGATCCAGGCAGCGCCCTCGTCGACCACGCCGAACAGGGCGAGTTCGACCAACTGGTCATCGGCGGCGGCACGCTGAGTCCGATGGGGAAGATCCAGCTCGGGCCGGTCACCGAGTTCGTCCTGTTGAACTCCCCGATCACGGTTACGCTGGTACGATAA
- a CDS encoding ATP-binding protein produces the protein MSDAALDVVEFLLTTSVYSDDRRLDENDLPPAYRRVYWSGGVDDDGSETGGTQAKPAGISRPLTVTNAAAREATEIDQPWAAVSELMFTERDEFSGTITLADEGLAEQWFAERVDDDRLLENPTLARHFTEHDEFDVDVDYEAARDRNRPIQADRVWIDGLLEQYFDEEEDEEMLDLVEVRAPEEVDMSLDDLVLTADQENELDKISKAIEHRDYLADIGLREIGKLLFVGPPGTGKTSTAQALAQDMDLPFVEVKLSMITSQYLGETAKNVDKTFEVAKRLSPCILFIDEFDFVAKTRSSDEHAALKRAVNTLLKSIDNISLIQDDVLLIGATNHPDQLDAAAWRRFDEIVNFPKPDYGMRADILRVITRQMTIEEFDPELIADATEGLTGSDLRMVLREAVLEALTEDRTSLTQEDLLEAVEEFEERDTLKNMDMMGGDHDALVAGGDISKASSDGGHDHGHDHSHDHGDD, from the coding sequence ATGAGTGACGCGGCGCTCGATGTCGTCGAGTTTTTGCTCACGACGAGCGTGTATTCGGACGATAGACGACTGGACGAGAACGATCTTCCGCCGGCGTACCGCCGGGTATACTGGTCCGGCGGCGTCGACGACGACGGGAGCGAAACCGGCGGTACGCAGGCGAAGCCGGCCGGAATCAGTCGTCCGCTCACCGTGACGAACGCGGCCGCGCGCGAGGCGACCGAGATCGATCAGCCCTGGGCGGCCGTCTCGGAGCTGATGTTCACCGAGCGCGACGAGTTCTCGGGGACGATCACGCTCGCCGATGAGGGGCTCGCGGAGCAGTGGTTCGCGGAGCGCGTCGACGACGATCGACTGCTCGAGAATCCGACGCTGGCGAGACATTTCACCGAGCACGACGAGTTCGACGTCGACGTCGATTACGAGGCGGCGCGCGATCGCAACCGGCCGATTCAGGCCGATCGGGTCTGGATCGACGGCCTGCTCGAGCAGTACTTCGACGAGGAGGAAGACGAGGAGATGCTCGACCTCGTGGAGGTTCGCGCCCCCGAGGAGGTCGACATGTCGCTGGACGACCTCGTGTTGACCGCCGACCAGGAGAACGAACTCGACAAGATCTCGAAGGCGATCGAACACCGCGACTACCTCGCTGACATCGGCCTGCGCGAGATCGGGAAACTGCTGTTCGTCGGGCCGCCGGGGACGGGGAAGACGTCGACCGCGCAGGCGCTGGCCCAGGACATGGACCTGCCGTTCGTCGAGGTAAAACTCTCGATGATCACCTCGCAGTACCTGGGCGAGACGGCGAAGAACGTCGACAAGACGTTCGAGGTCGCGAAGCGACTCTCCCCCTGCATCCTCTTTATCGACGAGTTTGACTTCGTCGCCAAGACCAGAAGCAGCGACGAACACGCCGCGCTGAAGCGGGCGGTCAACACCCTGCTGAAGAGCATCGACAACATCTCGCTCATCCAGGACGACGTCCTGCTCATCGGCGCGACGAACCACCCCGACCAGTTGGACGCCGCGGCCTGGCGGCGCTTCGACGAGATCGTCAACTTCCCCAAGCCGGACTACGGCATGCGGGCGGACATCCTCCGGGTCATCACCCGCCAGATGACGATCGAGGAGTTCGACCCCGAACTGATCGCCGACGCGACCGAGGGGTTGACCGGCAGCGACCTCCGAATGGTCCTCCGGGAGGCGGTGCTCGAGGCGCTCACCGAGGATCGGACGAGCCTGACCCAGGAGGATCTGCTCGAGGCCGTCGAGGAGTTCGAGGAGCGCGACACCTTAAAGAACATGGATATGATGGGCGGCGATCACGACGCGCTCGTCGCCGGCGGCGACATCAGCAAGGCGAGTTCCGACGGCGGACATGACCACGGTCACGATCACTCGCACGATCACGGCGACGACTAG
- a CDS encoding outer membrane lipoprotein-sorting protein gives MTTNWFPPRLGVLCVAVLLVTAGCTNAPIDGSTLDAETIAENVQERHEEIDDLRGVQRTTVEFGDETTTTTLEVWERSPDQYRQEVRSSTAGHTTEGDVTVANESGVWSYSASDDVVRTFEFESDAGAGGTIGTMDEAQLERFLETFDVEHLGTDTVADRDVHVIRLTPSNESAADDELAGIYDELKLWVDEEYWYPLQQRAELTIGGESQTVTTTFEEIEFNADVADERFAFDPPEGAEIVTAEDVTRETFDGLEAASDAAPFDVAAPDEPDGYSFETATVIDDGTGTITVSATYAGPDDGLWLSVTDDRDAEPPGEEVTVDGTEATLVDGRVNALYWTCGDLEYSLSGDLERTQLVETAASIDCP, from the coding sequence ATGACAACTAATTGGTTCCCGCCGCGGCTCGGCGTCCTCTGCGTCGCCGTTTTGCTCGTGACGGCGGGGTGTACGAACGCACCGATCGACGGAAGTACCCTCGACGCGGAAACGATCGCCGAAAACGTTCAGGAGCGCCACGAGGAGATCGACGACCTCCGCGGCGTTCAGCGGACGACCGTGGAGTTCGGCGACGAGACCACGACGACGACCCTCGAGGTGTGGGAACGATCGCCGGATCAGTACCGCCAGGAGGTTCGGTCGTCGACCGCCGGCCACACGACCGAAGGAGACGTCACCGTCGCCAACGAATCCGGCGTGTGGAGTTACAGCGCGAGCGACGACGTCGTTCGGACGTTCGAGTTCGAGAGCGACGCCGGCGCCGGCGGTACGATCGGCACCATGGACGAAGCGCAACTCGAGCGATTCCTCGAGACGTTCGACGTCGAACACCTGGGGACCGACACGGTCGCCGACCGCGACGTTCACGTCATCAGACTCACGCCGAGCAACGAGAGCGCGGCCGACGACGAACTGGCCGGGATCTACGACGAACTCAAGCTCTGGGTCGACGAGGAGTACTGGTATCCACTTCAGCAGCGCGCCGAACTGACGATCGGCGGTGAGTCGCAAACCGTGACGACCACCTTCGAGGAGATCGAATTCAATGCGGACGTCGCCGACGAGCGGTTCGCGTTCGACCCGCCCGAAGGCGCCGAGATCGTGACCGCCGAGGACGTCACCAGAGAGACGTTCGACGGCCTCGAGGCCGCGTCCGACGCCGCGCCGTTCGACGTCGCGGCGCCCGACGAGCCCGACGGATACAGCTTCGAAACGGCCACCGTGATCGACGACGGTACTGGGACGATAACGGTCAGCGCGACCTACGCAGGTCCCGACGACGGCCTGTGGCTGTCCGTGACGGACGACCGCGACGCCGAGCCGCCGGGCGAGGAGGTGACGGTCGACGGCACCGAGGCCACGCTGGTCGACGGACGGGTGAACGCCCTCTACTGGACGTGCGGCGATCTCGAGTACAGCCTGAGCGGCGACCTCGAGCGGACGCAACTCGTCGAAACCGCCGCGTCGATCGACTGTCCCTGA
- a CDS encoding ArsR/SmtB family transcription factor has translation MSRLLPTTPDASTDRTGDPSLLCIDDERTDDVLASLSSGTARSVFRELNDRPSTAAGLADRLEMSIQSVSYHLENLSEVGLIEVADTCYSKKGREMDVYTVSDEPLVLFLGTEDDQPGLRVALKNLASAVGPAGILAIVWGALGWIVGSDVGEA, from the coding sequence ATGTCACGACTCCTTCCGACGACGCCGGACGCGTCGACCGATCGTACGGGCGACCCGTCGCTGCTGTGTATCGACGACGAACGGACGGACGACGTGCTCGCGTCGCTGTCCTCGGGGACGGCCCGATCCGTGTTCCGCGAACTGAACGATCGCCCGTCGACGGCCGCCGGCCTGGCCGACCGACTCGAGATGTCGATCCAGAGCGTCAGCTACCACCTCGAAAACCTCTCGGAGGTCGGTCTCATCGAGGTCGCCGACACCTGTTACTCCAAGAAGGGCCGCGAGATGGACGTCTACACCGTTTCCGACGAGCCGCTGGTCCTGTTTCTGGGAACCGAAGACGACCAGCCGGGGCTGCGCGTGGCCCTGAAGAACCTCGCGTCGGCGGTCGGACCGGCGGGCATTCTCGCCATCGTTTGGGGCGCTCTCGGTTGGATCGTCGGGAGCGACGTCGGAGAGGCGTAA
- a CDS encoding MBL fold metallo-hydrolase, which produces MRLTLLGTGDTTGTPTVGCDCDTCETARDRGVERTRFSVHVENDRRGESLLVDFSPDFRYQFLRDDVALPDAAVVTHVHFDHLDGLGNVFRVFDSIDIYAADETDPATGESVAETVRSDYDYLDPIAVHPTAPFDPVGICGFDVTLVPVDHPPLVCYGLAIEDPETGAKLSITGDTSYDVPDRSREALADPDLLLADAIVPAHLCEYHPIGGRHEDPEGVPRTFGTKHMTREGALALADDLNADRTRLVHLAHYYPSDEAFEEPLAIDGERYEL; this is translated from the coding sequence ATGCGCCTAACGCTGCTCGGAACCGGCGACACGACCGGCACGCCCACCGTCGGCTGCGACTGTGATACGTGCGAAACCGCCCGCGATCGCGGCGTCGAGCGCACCCGCTTCTCGGTCCACGTCGAGAACGATCGACGCGGCGAGTCGCTGCTGGTCGACTTCAGCCCCGACTTCCGGTACCAGTTCCTGCGCGACGACGTAGCGCTCCCCGACGCCGCCGTCGTCACCCACGTTCACTTCGATCACCTCGACGGCCTCGGCAACGTCTTTCGGGTCTTCGACTCGATCGACATCTACGCGGCCGACGAGACCGATCCCGCGACCGGCGAGAGCGTCGCCGAGACCGTCCGTTCGGACTACGACTACCTGGATCCGATCGCCGTCCATCCGACCGCGCCGTTCGATCCCGTCGGGATCTGCGGCTTCGACGTGACGCTCGTACCGGTCGACCACCCGCCGCTGGTCTGTTACGGGCTCGCGATCGAGGACCCCGAAACCGGCGCCAAGCTGTCGATCACGGGCGACACGAGCTACGACGTCCCCGACCGCTCGCGCGAGGCGCTCGCCGATCCCGATCTGCTACTGGCCGACGCCATCGTTCCGGCTCACCTCTGCGAGTACCACCCGATCGGCGGGCGACACGAAGACCCCGAGGGCGTTCCGCGGACGTTCGGGACGAAACACATGACCCGCGAAGGAGCGCTCGCCCTGGCCGACGACCTGAACGCCGATCGGACGCGACTCGTGCACCTCGCCCACTACTACCCGTCCGACGAGGCGTTCGAGGAGCCGCTCGCGATCGACGGCGAGCGGTACGAGCTGTAG
- a CDS encoding ATPase domain-containing protein: MSGRVSSIRSRIDGLDELLHGGLGTGRMYLVQGKPGTGKTLLGMHFLEEGVRNDETVLFIHGEESREEVLANGRAVGVDISDAEFLDLGPDSDFFTEDYSYDLVNPSDIERERYTRDIHDAIREIDPNRVVIDPITQLRYVEANDHQFRKRILSFMRFLKQGEVTVITTATPSPDQEYDMEIRSLSDGIIELEWGENGRRIEVSKHRAFGQREGDHGMEIRDTGIEVYPQLLPRQNDRSFESSLLCSGIDELDDLIGGGFDQRTVTFISGPTGVGKTSTGTQLLTEAAENGLSSAIYLFEEDAETYNHRSESIGIPVSDLQDDGTLSVTEVEPLSLSSEEFAHRVKRQVDRLDTDVVMIDGIDGYTVAIQGTETELIRELHALTRYLKSRGVTVLVTNEISEITGISEATSSNLSYVADNIMFLSYVEMDGSLRKVVGVLKKRTGGFEHTLREFELSEDGIRVGDSLTGLSGILQGSPRINTVSRNARSD, translated from the coding sequence ATGAGTGGCCGCGTCTCATCGATACGGAGCAGAATCGACGGGCTCGACGAACTGCTCCACGGCGGACTCGGTACCGGCCGGATGTATCTCGTCCAGGGAAAACCGGGAACGGGAAAGACGCTACTCGGAATGCACTTCCTTGAGGAAGGGGTGAGAAACGACGAGACGGTGCTATTCATTCACGGCGAGGAGTCGCGCGAGGAGGTCCTTGCGAACGGGAGGGCAGTGGGCGTCGACATCTCCGACGCGGAGTTTCTCGATCTGGGGCCTGACTCCGACTTCTTCACGGAGGATTACTCGTACGATCTGGTGAACCCGAGCGATATCGAACGGGAACGGTACACCCGTGATATCCACGACGCAATTCGGGAGATCGACCCGAACCGCGTCGTCATCGATCCGATCACGCAGTTGCGCTACGTCGAGGCGAACGACCACCAGTTCCGGAAGCGGATCCTCTCGTTCATGCGGTTTCTCAAACAGGGGGAGGTGACCGTCATCACCACGGCGACGCCGTCGCCGGACCAGGAGTACGACATGGAGATTCGATCGCTCAGCGACGGGATCATCGAACTGGAGTGGGGCGAGAACGGACGCCGAATCGAAGTCTCGAAACACCGCGCGTTCGGACAACGCGAGGGCGATCACGGAATGGAGATCCGCGACACCGGGATCGAAGTCTATCCGCAGCTACTTCCCAGACAGAACGACCGGTCGTTCGAATCGAGTCTGCTTTGCTCCGGAATCGACGAGCTCGATGACCTGATCGGCGGCGGGTTCGACCAGCGGACCGTGACGTTCATCAGCGGGCCGACAGGGGTCGGCAAAACGTCGACCGGAACGCAGTTACTGACGGAGGCGGCCGAGAACGGCCTCAGTTCGGCGATCTATCTCTTCGAGGAGGACGCAGAGACGTACAACCATCGCTCGGAGTCGATCGGCATCCCCGTCTCCGACCTGCAAGACGACGGAACGCTCTCCGTGACCGAAGTCGAACCGCTCTCGCTCTCGAGCGAGGAGTTCGCTCACAGGGTCAAGCGGCAGGTCGATCGCCTGGACACGGACGTCGTGATGATCGACGGGATCGACGGCTACACGGTCGCGATCCAGGGCACGGAGACGGAGTTGATACGGGAGCTCCACGCGCTCACGCGCTATCTGAAGAGCCGCGGAGTGACGGTGCTGGTGACGAACGAGATTTCCGAGATCACGGGCATCTCCGAGGCGACCAGCAGCAATCTGAGCTACGTCGCCGACAACATCATGTTCCTAAGCTACGTCGAAATGGACGGCAGCCTCCGCAAAGTTGTCGGGGTGTTGAAAAAGCGAACGGGCGGATTCGAACATACGCTCCGCGAATTCGAGCTCTCCGAGGACGGCATTCGAGTCGGTGATTCCCTGACCGGTCTCTCCGGGATTCTCCAGGGATCGCCCCGCATCAATACCGTTTCCAGAAACGCTCGGAGCGATTGA